A genomic window from Nicotiana sylvestris chromosome 11, ASM39365v2, whole genome shotgun sequence includes:
- the LOC104216507 gene encoding polyadenylate-binding protein RBP47C-like, whose translation METNNGPETPENKQPSPPPQQAAVSEAEANVVPVVTQQPWVAMQYPAAAMVMQHPPHYIPYHPHHHHHPPQQQQQNRGGGSNNENRTIWVGDLHNWMDEDYLRTCFASTNEVASIKIIRNKHTGFLEGYGFVEFNSHAAAEKVLQTYSSMTMPNADQPFRLNWASFSTGDKRSNNGSGLSIFVGDLAADVTDTLLHETFAKKYPSVKAAKVVVDVNTGRSRGYGFVRFADDNERSQAMTEMNGVYCSSRPMRIGAATPRKSSGYLQHYSSLGGYSNSASPQGSQPDVDSTNTTIFVGGLDPHVSDEDLRQLFAQYGEIASVKIPVGKGCGFVQFAKRNDAEKALQKLNGTAIGKQTVRLSWGRNPANKQSRADFMKQWTGPYYGGHFYNAYGYAFPPPHDPSMYAAAAYGAYPIYGTHQQQVS comes from the exons ATGGAAACAAACAACGGTCCTGAAACGCCGGAGAATAAACAGCCTTCACCCCCGCCGCAACAGGCGGCGGTGAGTGAGGCGGAGGCGAATGTAGTGCCAGTGGTGACTCAGCAGCCATGGGTGGCGATGCAGTATCCGGCGGCGGCTATGGTAATGCAGCACCCACCTCACTACATACCCTATCACCCACACCACCACCACCATCCACCGCAGCAACAGCAGCAGAATAGAGGTGGAGGATCCAACAATGAGAATCGTACGATTTGGGTCGGCGACCTTCATAATTGGATGGACGAGGATTACTTGCGCACCTGCTTTGCTTCCACCAATGAG GTTGCCTCCATCAAGATAATTCGCAATAAACACACTGGTTTCTTGGAGGGATATGGTTTTGTTGAATTCAACTCACATGCTGCTGCAGAGAAAGTTCTGCAAACATATTCTAGCATGACAATGCCTAATGCAGATCAACCTTTTCGTTTGAATTGGGCTTCATTTAGCACGGGTGACAAGAGATCAAACAATGGTTCTGGCCTTTCCATCTTTGTAGGAGATTTAGCTGCAGATGTTACAGATACCTTGCTACATGAAACCTTCGCTAAAAAATATCCTTCTGTTAAAGCTGCTAAAGTTGTCGTAGATGTCAATACTGGTCGTTCAAGAGGGTATGGTTTTGTAAGGTTTGCAGACGATAATGAGAGGTCGCAAGCAATGACTGAAATGAATGGCGTGTATTGTTCAAGTAGGCCCATGCGAATTGGTGCAGCCACACCACGGAAATCATCTGGATACCTACAACACTATTCTTCACTAG GTGGATACTCCAATAGCGCATCGCCACAAGGATCACAACCTGATGTAGATTCTACAAATACAACA ATTTTTGTTGGAGGTCTTGACCCCCATGTCAGTGATGAGGATCTCAGACAGCTTTTCGCTCAGTATGGGGAAATAGCTTCTGTAAAGATACCAGTTGGGAAAGGATGTGGTTTTGTGCAGTTTGCAAAAAG AAACGATGCAGAAAAAGCATTACAGAAGCTGAATGGAACTGCTATTGGCAAGCAAACAGTGCGCCTTTCGTGGGGACGAAATCCAGCTAATAAACAG TCAAGAGCTGATTTTATGAAGCAGTGGACTGGACCATACTATGGGGGACATTTTTATAATGCTTATGGATATGCTTTTCCACCACCGCATGACCCTTCCATGTATGCTGCAGCTGCATACGGGGCTTATCCAATTTACGGGACTCACCAGCAACAAGTAAGCTGA